The following proteins come from a genomic window of Mobula hypostoma chromosome 15, sMobHyp1.1, whole genome shotgun sequence:
- the LOC134357009 gene encoding zinc finger protein 585A-like, whose amino-acid sequence MAHQRVHTGERPFTCSDCGKGFTQSSKLKVHQRVHTGKRPFTCSDCGKEFTWSSQLQKHRRAHTGERPFTCSDCGKGFTQSSTLMSHHLVHTGERPFTCSECGKGFTQSSKLKVHQRVHTGERPFTCSDCGKGFTSSSQLKVHQRVHTGERPFTCSDCGKGFTQSSALMTHQRVHTGERPFTCSDCGKGFTQSSALMTHQRVHTGERPFTCSDCGKGFTHPFTLMAHQQLHTAERPFTCSDCGKGFTSSSKLKVHQRVHTGEGPFSCSDCGKGFTCSSKLKVHQRVHTGERPFTCSDCGKGFTQSSTLMAHQRVHTGERPFTCSDCGKGFTQLYTLMAHQRVHTGERPFTCSDCGKGFTWSSQLKVHQRVHTGERPFTCSDCGKGFTSSSHLKVHQRVHTGERPFTCSDCGKGFTSSYRLKVHQRVHTGERPFTCSDCGKGFTCSSHLKVHQRVHTGERPFTCSDCGKGFTCSSKLKEHQRVHIGERPFTCLDCGKEFTQSSTLMEHWRVHTR is encoded by the coding sequence atggctcaccagcgagttcacaccggggagcggccgttcacctgctcggactgtgggaaaggattcactcagtcatctaaactgaaggtacatcagagagttcacactgggaagaGGCCATTCacatgctcagactgtgggaaggaattcacttGGTCATCCCAACTGCAGAAACATCGGCGAgctcacactggagagaggccgttcacctgctcagactgtgggaagggtttcactcagtcatccaccctaATGTCACACCAcctagttcacactggggagaggccattcacctgctcagaatgtgggaagggattcacacagtcatctaaactgaaggtacatcagcgagttcacactggagagaggccattcacctgctcagactgtgggaagggatttacttcgtcatcccaactgaaggtacatcagcgagttcacactggagagaggccattcacctgctcagactgtgggaagggattcactcagtcgtcCGCCCTAatgacacaccagcgagttcacactggggagaggccgttcacctgctcagactgtgggaagggattcactcagtcatccgccCTAatgacacaccagcgagttcacactggggagaggccgttcacctgctcagactgtgggaagggattcactcacccATTCACCCTAATGGCACACCAACAACTTCACACtgcagagaggccattcacctgctcagactgtgggaagggattcacttcctcatctaaactgaaggtacatcagcgagttcacactggagagggGCCAttctcctgctcagactgtgggaagggattcacttgctcatctaaactgaaggtacatcagcgagttcacactggagagaggccgttcacctgctcagactgtgggaagggattcactcagtcatccaccctaatggcacaccagcgagttcacactggggagaggccgttcacctgctcagactgtgggaagggattcactcagttatacaccctaatggcacaccagcgagttcacactggggagaggccattcacctgctcagactgtgggaagggattcacttggtcatcccaactgaaagtacatcagcgagttcacactggagagaggccgttcacctgctcagactgtgggaagggattcacttcctCATCTcacctgaaggtacatcagcgagttcacactggggagaggccgttcacctgctcagattgtgggaagggatttacttcGTCATACcgactgaaggtacatcagcgagttcacactggggagaggccgttcacctgctcagactgcgggaagggattcacttgctcatctcacctgaaggtacatcagcgagttcacactggggagaggccattcacttgttcagactgtgggaagggattcacttgctcatctaaactgaaggaacatcagcgagttcacattggggagaggccattcacctgcttagactgcgggaaggaattcactcagtcatccaccctaATGGAACACTGGCGAGTTCACACCAGGTAg